A region of the Cryptococcus deuterogattii R265 chromosome 1, complete sequence genome:
CGTGATTGCTCGACTGAAGGTCTGTTCAAAGAAAGAGTGGTTGGTGTCGAGGGTTGGGAGTCCATGAAGTGCTTCAACTCAACGAAGCAAGCTATTAGATGAACGTTGCGTTAGTATTCGCTTCATAGCTATAAAGGTCAAACTTACCTCGGAACGATGACTCCGCTCCCTTCTCCTGTGTAAGAGTAACAAGAGTGCTATACGTTTGACTGGTGTTCGCCCTTGCGAATTCTACTCTAAACCTCACACCCTTGGTTGCCACATTGCCATTATCTCTAACTTCGTCTAGTCTGCATTTCAAAGCCTTGTGCCCGTCAATCTCCGTCACTGCCGTCCTCACACCAATACTGAGAAGTATTTTGCGCACCCTCTCGCGGGTAGAGGCAAGGTTATCTTTTGATAGTAAGGTGCAGGTGGCAGGCTTAAAGTTGAAAAGATTGTTGAACCAGGATCGTTTCGGTGAGTTGAAAGGTGATGTCGCCGAAGAACCGAGACTGtcggaagaaaaagggacaGGTTCCACActgagcttcttcttcttaaGCATTCCGAAACCATCCAAACCTCGATGGGCTTTGAAGCCAGATGACTTGCTACCCCAAGAGCTAAGGCTGGCGTCACTGGGAAGCTCGGAATTCTCTATGATAACATAAGATGTGtcgcgaggaagaagggattcAGTGGGTTCGGAATATGCTTGTTGAGCAGGGTTGAGAGGAAGTGGTCGAGAAATAGGAGGGGCGGGACGTGTAGCTCGTGGAGGCGGTAAGGGAGCTGTGCGCTCGGCTTGCAAGACAGGAGCCTGCACTTCCAAAGGGCTGTGAGTAAACTGAGGAGACTCCACGGGCGCGTACGATCCAGCCGAAGAACCTCGATAAGACGATccagcagaagaagcataGCTCCATCGCTGCTGGTTAGGTCCAGCAACAGGATGTAATCCTGGTCGGACAGTGGCGGAGGGCGCACCGAGACCGAGCCCTGCAAGCGGGCTTTGAGGAGCAATTGATGCAGTAAAGCTAGAGTGTATGCTAGCTATCTCGGCATCAGTCTGGTCATCAGCAGCATCTTCGAATtgtccttgctcttcaacgACATTTTCCGTCACAGGGGACGGGGGATTGGCAGAGGGAGTCAGCCCGGCAGCAAACGCAAGACAAGCTTGATAGTCACTACCCAAGACGGCCGAACTGGAAGTAGAAGAGTGTGACGCCACTGAAGACCTGACACTGAAGCGGTTCATCTGGTCAGCAATCTGGTTGAGAAAGGTCTGTAAGTTGGCATCTTCAACGCGTGGAACGTTCAATGGCGTTGGAGAAGTAGGAGTAGTGATCACTTCGGAACCAGGACGGGACGAAGTGGTTTGTGGAGGAGGCAATTCTTTGGTAGGAGTGGCACCTTGCAAGACGATTGCTGGGGCTTGTGAAGAATTGCTAGTTCCAGAGTTGCCTCTGCTGTTAGGAGGACGAGGTCCTGCAGGGCCTCGAACTTGAGATACTGGTTTAGTCGGGGTCGGGAATTCAGGAGGGGCTTTGCGAGAGGCCTTGTTAGGGGTCGGTGCCTGAGGTCGCTTAACAGGGGTGTTGGCAACAGTCTCATTTTCTCCTAGAGGTGCAAGGCGAGCAGAGTGGTCTTGAGCCGGTACGCCTTTTCTTCGAGCAGGGGACGAACTAGACTGTGATTGTTTCCGTGCCTGTCGACGTTCTCGCGCCTCCTCatactcctcttcctccatgtTGTAGTTCTCAAGATGCTTATTACGGTACTTGATAAGAAGGTGATAGATAGTCTTCTCCCAAGTTTTGCTGATAGGCCGTGTCAGGCCATTGCGAATACAATtcatgggaagaagactgcACTTACTCTTTACACATCAACGCCTTGATAATTTCCTGATCCGAGACGCCTGACCAGAGAGTTTTCAGGTTACCCATGATATCGGGATCGATTTCATCAACTGAGTTCACAGGGCGTTCAACTTCATCGAGTGTAGGGGGTGATATGAGCGATCGCCCAGGAATAGGTCGAGGGGGCCGCGAGACAAAGAAGGGGTGGCTCAGAATCTCAGGCATCTAAGGTTCGCCATAAGCTACTGTTCGCAATGAGCAAGGCCCCGGCTTACGGTTATACGCCTCTCCGGGTCTTTCTCGAgcatccttctcaacaaatCTCTGGCTGGATCCTTGATTTCATCCGGCATCTCAAAGATGCCAACCTTGACCTTTTGTAACAAGGATCGAATATTGTCATCGTCGAATGGCAGTCTTCCTGTAAGAAGAGCGAACAGGATGATACCGCAAGACCAGATGTCTGAAGATGAACCATGGTATGCTCTGCCCTGTGGGATATTCATCAGACCTACTCTCTGACACTTCGTTAGGGACTTACCGCTACGATCTCGGGACTCGCGTAATGGGGACTACCGCAGCTTGTTTCTAACATCCTTTCGCCAGCTTCCCAAGCGGCCATTCCGAAATCAGCCACTTTAAtgttcttgtccttgtcaaGAAGTAAGTTCTCGGGTTTGAGATCGCGGTGACAGATATTGAAGCGGTGACAGTAATCGACAGCAAAGATGATTTGCTGGAAATAATGGAGAGCTTCTGACACTGGGAGCCGACCACGCTTGACGAGATAATCAAATAGTTCACCTCCAGGCACGTATTCCATGATAAGGTAACTGACGGGCGATCAACATGGATAGGGCAAAGCATCTCTGGATTACTCACAGCTCTGAGCTGGTTTCCCACACGTCGTACAAGTTGAGCACGTTGGGATGGTCAATGAGCTTCATAATCACGATCTCCCTCTCAATACCAAGTCGGACCTTGTCAGCCTTTGCGCCCGCCTCTGACATGGACATCCGAGAGTTGAGGATTAAACCCTTCGGTACAATTTTGATGGCGGCATACTTGCCCGTCACCGCGTGTTTGGCAATTTTGACACGGCCTATCGCGTAACGCACAGACGTCAGCGTTTTTATCATATCGTGCACAGACGTGATGCTGTCCATTGTGTGCCAGATGCTGCTATATCAACACCCACCTGAACTGCCTTTCCCGATCGTCCTTCCTATACGCCACTGTCCGATATATTGCTTCTCATCGCGCATATTAGACCCATTGGTCCGCTTTCGTGTAACTGTCGCCTGTCGTTGATTCGTCGCCCCGCCGTCGTGGGCATTTATTGATGACGGCATTGTCGTTATGTCGCGTACTGTATTGTGTATCGATTACTAGTTTTGGTATACTTGTGAAGACAAGATACAAGCAATATGGTGAACGACAGAGAGGCGGTTGTGTCGTTTACTGCGTTGTTAAAATTGGAGTATGTCGTGGGCAGTGTTTGTTGCAAAATTCGATACAAACAAAGACAGCAGTGTCGTTCGCACTCGTCGAGGAATCGTCGATAGTGTCGTAGTCTCGTCGCTCGTTGTGTCGAGTCCAGTGGTGAGTCGATAGGTAATGAGGATTAGAGTGGAGATGAAATAAAGAATAATGGAAGAAAGCTGTTGtaaggaaaggaaaagcatGAAATGTGCAAGTCAGCTGCGTGCGTAGAAGCGGAAGATGGCTGGTGAGAGGGCTCGCAGGCGCAGACGGAATCGGGGATGCAGCCACGAGCCACAAGCAAGGGGAATTCTCGCCTCCTATATCCTGTAGCTTCTGTTTACCAAAGTCATGGCTACCCTGAGCTAAATACCAGAAATCAGGCGCGGAACTAAAAACTCTTACGGTGCAGCACGCAAGGCCGACCAAAATCAAAGGGTCTGGCGCTTTTTTGCCTTACAGGGAAAACCTGAAATATCCCGTTGTTTGGCCACTTTTGGCGTAACCTCGTAACTTATCTTTCCTGAGTAGTCGCGTCGGCTCTCGGCGCATGACGCTCTAGGCTCTAAACTTCGGAGTTGGAGCTTCGAGCGTaacttccttttccaaacGCTTCATTATGAGTCTGGATGTCTATAGCAGTCTGCAAGAGGCGTGAGACATAATAGCAGACCACATTTTACATTCACTATTTATCGTTTACCATTCGCTGGTCATATTAAGTTTCTAGTCACAGAGGGCATACTGATATGATAATTAAATCTCTGCACTGTCATATAGTCGAGTACACATTTTCGGTATGTTGGTAAACAAACTGCAAGTGCATTGGAGACAACCAGAGGTGTGAATCCAGAAATAGACGAACTAGAAGAGTTATTTCAAACCCATCGCGCTTGGCAGTTAATCTGACAAACGTGTTTATGAGTTCCGAACGATTTATAAATATACATGTTCAATAATTCACGATGTATTTATCTACAAGCAACATCTATCTAAAACGAGCCACAAAGCTTCCTggcaatctcttctcccagcTTTTTgacctcttccctcttccaaaccttgcatctcttctcaatcttGCTGGATGCTTCCAAGACCTGCAACATGGGCTGAACATTATCTCCATAATCTGGAGAGAGATAGATCTCCAAAGCAAGGGCCGcaagaagacgatgagctGTTCAAATACATTAGTAAGGATTACACATCGTAACTGAGACAGTGTAACTGAccgacatcctcatcctcttctcggTCAATAGCTTCTGCTAAACTACTGATCATCTCAAGCTCCCAATCCACACTTGGGGTCTCTTCTACAACGTTATGATGCCTCCAGAGACCAATGTTGAACGCCACACCAGCAGCTGCGCTTCTCACACCTACATCAGGATACAAAAGGGACTCTACCAACACGCTGATGAGCTGCCCAGACGCGGAAGCATTCCCATCGTGCGCGAGCACAAGGTTTGTCAGTTCGACGCAAGAAGTGAAATTTGTGAGGAAACGAAGGATAGTGAGTATGAAGGGTTTGGGTATGGTTTccggagaagaagagaatgtgATCGAAGCAAGAGAAATGATACTGGTGATGGGTTCAGCGTTGTTTGAGGCAGTTGAGAGCCCCAGGGCAAGCAAGGGTATGATTGGCTGTCGTTGAAGGGCAATTCGCCACAGATCAATTAAAGGAAAAGTTTCTGTTGGCTGAAGAGTAGATAGCAAGTCTTGGGTTGCAGCAGACCATTTCTGAAGCAGACCAGCCAATTCTGTTTCAGAAAGACTCTTACCCTCGAGGAAGGGTACCACGTTGTTCCTTAAAAACATAAAGCTTTCTGCCTCTCCCATGCCCGCTAAGAATCCTTCGAGCTTGTTCAACAAAGCCTGATAATTGGGCAAATTGTTGACTGTAATCGCTCGTTTGGGCAATCTTTCAACCGCGGGTAGATATATTTTGCGGTGGGGGTGGATCGGATAGCATTCTTCCAAGAATTGTCCAACTTTGTTCTCCAGTTCTTTTTTAGCAGCGCCTTTCATCTCATCAATTTTTTCGCCATTCTTGAAGAACATGAAGGTCGGAGTGGCCTGCACACCATAAGCACCTGCAATCTCCCGACCCTGCCCAATTCCTAATTCAACCTCCACAAATCGGGCACCCTTGGCTCCATAGATGGCAGCATGGTAGCCAGCGATCGACTCATATACGGGTTTTATGACACGGCAAGGGGGGCATGAAGATGTGTTGGTGAAGTTTACGACGACAGCGGAATGCTgtgagaggatggaatggAAATTGGCGGTAGACGATACGAGAGTAAGGGGCGATGTTTCAGGATTGGGAGTTTGTTTAGATGATCCATTCACCGCCGTAGACAGACCAGTTGCCTGAGCAGTAGCCTGAGCGGCAATTGACTGTAGTACTGtggaagcaagagaagggcCTGCAGCAGCATCATCCCCGGGTGCGGATGAGGAACTAACAGAAGGTGCTGGAAAGGCATTGGAGCTGGTGATTTTGTCAGGGATAGGGCGCTGTGCTGTGGGGCCGCGGAACATTGCGTCTATTTGAGGTTTCATCGCCT
Encoded here:
- a CDS encoding CAMK/CAMKL/GIN4 protein kinase, which gives rise to MPSSINAHDGGATNQRQATVTRKRTNGSNMRDEKQYIGQWRIGRTIGKGSSGRVKIAKHAVTGKYAAIKIVPKGLILNSRMSMSEAGAKADKVRLGIEREIVIMKLIDHPNVLNLYDVWETSSELYLIMEYVPGGELFDYLVKRGRLPVSEALHYFQQIIFAVDYCHRFNICHRDLKPENLLLDKDKNIKVADFGMAAWEAGERMLETSCGSPHYASPEIVAGRAYHGSSSDIWSCGIILFALLTGRLPFDDDNIRSLLQKVKVGIFEMPDEIKDPARDLLRRMLEKDPERRITMPEILSHPFFVSRPPRPIPGRSLISPPTLDEVERPVNSVDEIDPDIMGNLKTLWSGVSDQEIIKALMCKDKTWEKTIYHLLIKYRNKHLENYNMEEEEYEEARERRQARKQSQSSSSPARRKGVPAQDHSARLAPLGENETVANTPVKRPQAPTPNKASRKAPPEFPTPTKPVSQVRGPAGPRPPNSRGNSGTSNSSQAPAIVLQGATPTKELPPPQTTSSRPGSEVITTPTSPTPLNVPRVEDANLQTFLNQIADQMNRFSVRSSVASHSSTSSSAVLGSDYQACLAFAAGLTPSANPPSPVTENVVEEQGQFEDAADDQTDAEIASIHSSFTASIAPQSPLAGLGLGAPSATVRPGLHPVAGPNQQRWSYASSAGSSYRGSSAGSYAPVESPQFTHSPLEVQAPVLQAERTAPLPPPRATRPAPPISRPLPLNPAQQAYSEPTESLLPRDTSYVIIENSELPSDASLSSWGSKSSGFKAHRGLDGFGMLKKKKLSVEPVPFSSDSLGSSATSPFNSPKRSWFNNLFNFKPATCTLLSKDNLASTRERVRKILLSIGVRTAVTEIDGHKALKCRLDEVRDNGNVATKGVRFRVEFARANTSQTYSTLVTLTQEKGAESSFRACFVELKHFMDSQPSTPTTLSLNRPSVEQSRSVNSSNLLPAHSYQQYRYSATSADAPAGAPTSPVLSAPPIRYTASAPTTPVIDSSPRFTSPYLQLPVSPQSLQMPSY